A single Scleropages formosus chromosome 4, fSclFor1.1, whole genome shotgun sequence DNA region contains:
- the LOC108934335 gene encoding Nance-Horan syndrome protein-like isoform X2, which produces MPFCKRLVAPKDVCRTQRDDLRDVCDFALLSVLRQLSDLCRHAASIVDELDGELVSVCERSRTLQRKVGGLQKRVSAAVREPPPPKTATNLDSERERSAHFRSSWQQHANVFGSWSRPECVRELHEEARLNLHRLLQEFEEQLYGDKVTGQTFRPTGQPSSPSSEDTGQSSSRRPDFVFLARDGGTVPVGFPASDTGGGSPARPHLLSRSSRGPPVAEKPRWYLRCRAPARLLPADVTGDLSVPEETLGFDLIQGVHSAEPLGARLSMPSSETCSHHVPLRKSCSNLDEGTMEHAGLMCANPSWNGPKGSTFSPSSWNDSFSSFGLVPGPVASVASPEHATGTFDSPFKGSSGHSVSSGSHSSSFASIPTESSAKTLSSPPPEAESTRGVTDGPAKSAVEKGERRSSRAGAFQFRERSLSTPTDSDSFCSADNPSATETQPESESYAPRYPSGSSEEGTSVDSVSVAALDFMPDGRPRSRSRSISLKKPKKKPLPPVRSVSLKNSLSTKVTFGDGRPRSLIITSEHLQDFQPDFIMDSKQLQNMKDFSLSNRRRASDTQAFNKEVSSSISECKLPDPVTSTASLGTAKCAARSENHNAYGQLECPISFSASQATSHSKVSAQAESKISPIKPAGLMSPSSGYSSQSETPTPTIPTSVIMGPSPLGCKMRPKIPERKSSLPATSQGDRATRSRLSIELPVTSHLDFSSIKLKPKASRRHSDSSTANKPGQKLSPSQSMMPLVTQTDLRNVRLRSVCRSEPEDNTNASSDIIAEEKHPVAAPTLTPKPKTKPPVAVKPPLPKRPPNLSLKSHSVPLSSECQPATSRDLPKPVENIYRVVKKPRAKKQPQSPLRPESVEEACQHLQQQDSDNQQVPDHCAQSVSSGPEAQSYNRTLPSRVTISSLAELDRKWKVPPPVPKKPNIIFLPVSAFPSTVSAGRLVNPPGANTVPTCPAVSGKDENRMTDGVSPPDPEQHLHRGEPVSQASLATANLLDDSGDRSSEDVDHERSTVSTTEEEDYDDVFVQSAASHTTEDLFTIIHRSKRKVLGRKEPADHFGSRQSLTSPVKSSGDTRVVSLASTPRSSSRNDTFMALLQRKNSKANGAGRVSAMELLKSTNPLARRVTEFALTEPETAGRSGPPHDH; this is translated from the exons CCGCCACCAACTTGGACTCGGAGCGCGAGAGATCAGCCCACTTCCGATCGTCATGGCAACAGCATGCGAACGTGTTCGGCTCGTGGAGCAGGCCGGAGTGCGTGCGGGAGCTGCATGAGGAGGCGCGGCTCAACCTCCACCGCCTGCTGCAAG AATTCGAGGAGCAGCTGTACGGGGACAAGGTGACAGGACAGACATTCCGACCAACTGGACAGCCATCCTCTCCGAGCTCAGAGGACACAGGCCAAAGCAGCAGCCGGAGACCCGACTTCGTCTTCCTG GCGCGTGACGGCGGCACCGTACCCGTAGGGTTCCCGGCGTCCGACACGGGTGGCGGCAGTCCAGCCCGACCACACCTGCTGTCGCGCTCCTCGAGGGGACCCCCTGTGGCCGAGAAGCCCCGTTGGTACCTGAGATGCCGCGCTCCCGCCCGCCTGCTGCCCGCTGATGTGACAG GGGATCTCAGTGTTCCTGAAGAGACACTGGGTTTTGACCTCATTCAAGGTGTCCACTCTGCTGAGCCTCTGGGTGCAAGGCTTTCAATGCCATCCTCAGAAACGTGCAGCCACCACGTACCACTGAGGAAGAGCTGCAGCAACTTGGACGAAGGAACGATGGAACATGCTGGCCTGATGTGTGCTAATCCCTCCTGGAATGGGCCCAAGGGCTCAACATTCTCTCCCTCTTCCTGGAACGACTCTTTCAGCTCCTTTGGGCTAGTTCCCGGTCCTGTGGCCAGCGTTGCCTCGCCGGAGCACGCGACCGGCACGTTCGATAGCCCCTTCAAGGGCAGCTCAGGTCACTCTGTGAGCTCAGGGTCGCATTCCAGTTCCTTTGCCTCCATACCGACAGAGTCATCAGCCAAGACTCTGAGTTCTCCCCCACCAGAGGCTGAGTCCACGCGGGGCGTGACCGATGGGCCTGCCAAAAGTGCCGTTGAAAAGGGGGAAAGGAGGTCCAGCAGAGCGGGAGCTTTCCAGTTCCGTGAGCGCTCCCTCTCCACACCCACAGACTCTGACTCGTTCTGTTCAGCAGACAACCCGAGCGCGACCGAAACACAGCCGGAGAGTGAGAGCTATGCCCCGCGGTACCCCAGCGGGAGTTCAGAGGAAGGCACAAGCGTCGATAGTGTATCTGTTGCAGCCTTGGACTTCATGCCTGATGGGCGACCCCGGTCAAGGTCTCGCAGCATCTCTCTGAAGAAGCCAAAGAAGAAGCCGCTGCCTCCTGTGCGCAGCGTGTCCCTAAAAAACAGTCTGAGCACCAAGGTGACCTTTGGGGACGGAAGGCCCAGGAGTCTCATCATTACCAGCGAGCACCTGCAGGACTTTCAGCCAGACTTCATCATGGATTCCAAGCAGCTGCAGAACATGAAAGACTTTTCCCTGTCTAACAGAAGGCGAGCTTCTGACACTCAGGCATTCAACAAGGAGGTATCGTCATCCATCAGTGAGTGTAAATTGCCTGACCCTGTCACATCCACAGCAAGTTTGGGTACAGCCAAGTGTGCTGCAAGGTCCGAGAATCACAACGCATATGGCCAGCTGGAATGTCCCATCTCCTTTTCCGCATCCCAGGCTACCTCGCATTCCAAGGTGTCAGCTCAGGCTGAATCCAAAATATCCCCTATCAAGCCAGCCGGGCTGATGTCCCCATCCAGTGGTTACTCCAGTCAGTCCGAAACACCGACTCCAACCATCCCCACGTCTGTGATTATGGGACCGTCACCTTTAGGCTGTAAGATGCGGCCAAAGATCCCAGAGAGAAAGTCCTCCTTACCTGCCACATCTCAAGGCGACAGAGCCACTAGGTCTCGATTGTCAATTGAGTTACCTGTGACATCACACCTGGACTTCTCCTCCATTAAGCTGAAACCCAAAGCCAGTCGGCGGCACTCTGACTCTTCTACCGCCAACAAGCCTGGACAGAAGCTGAGCCCAAGCCAGTCCATGATGCCCTTGGTGACACAGACTGACTTACGGAATGTGCGCTTGCGCTCCGTCTGCCGCTCTGAGCCTGAGGACAATACAAATGCTTCCTCTGACATTATTGCGGAGGAGAAACATCCGGTTGCTGCCCCCACCCTTACCCCAAAACCAAAAACCAAGCCACCAGTGGCAGTGAAGCCACCTTTACCTAAACGTCCCCCCAACCTGAGTTTGAAGTCTCATTCCGTCCCGCTCTCCTCTGAGTGTCAACCAGCCACATCCAGGGATCTCCCCAAGCCAGTGGAGAACATCTATAGAGTGGTGAAGAAACCCAGGGCAAAGAAGCAGCCCCAGTCTCCACTGAGACCTGAATCAGTTGAGGAAGCCTGTCAGCATCTGCAACAGCAAGACTCAGATAACCAGCAAGTCCCAGACCATTGTGCCCAGTCTGTGTCCAGTGGGCCAGAAGCACAGAGCTACAACAGAACACTGCCCAGCAGGGTCACCATCTCCTCCTTGGCAGAATTAGACAGGAAGTGGAAAGTGCCTCCACCTGTCCCAAAAAAACCCAACATAATCTTCTTGCCTGTCAGTGCTTTTCCTAGTACTGTGTCTGCAGGTCGACTGGTGAACCCCCCAGGGGCTAACACTGTCCCCACATGTCCGGCTGTGTCTGGTAAAGATGAGAACCGCATGACAGATGGAGTCAGTCCACCagaccctgaacagcatcttCACAGAGGAGAACCTGTTTCCCAAGCTTCGTTGG CGACAGCAAATCTGCTGGATGACAGTGGTGACAGAAGTTCAGAAGATGTGGACCATGAGAGGAGCACAGTGAGCAccacggaggaggaggactaCGATGATGTCTTTGTGCAGAGCGCAGCATCCCACACCACAGAGGACCTGTTCACCATTATTCACAG GTCGAAGCGGAAGGTGTTGGGTCGCAAGGAGCCAGCGGACCATTTCGGCAGCAGGCAGAGTCTGACATCTCCAGTAAAGAGCAGCGGGGATACACGAGTCGTCTCGCTCGCTTCCACACCCAGGTCCAGCTCCCGCAATGACACCTTCATGGCCTTGCTGCAGCgaaaaaacagcaaagccaACGGGGCGGGCCGGGTCTCCGCCATGGAGCTCCTGAAGAGCACCAACCCTCTGGCCCGCCGGGTCACCGAGTTTGCTCTGACGGAGCCGGAGACAGCGGGCCGGTCCGGACCGCCACATGACCACTGA
- the LOC108934335 gene encoding NHS-like protein 1 isoform X1 yields MLTMTGGQWGWGWGGTKTLGSCSFPAFLPGRGEGNPLPCGLSLSLSLSFPHPLLSLFCTLPSRRAHTHRHTDTHTHTRALPTQALVPSGSLEELVLPLTRFTRAYRSGGVGTWPPPLDMERLESFRRKAAATNLDSERERSAHFRSSWQQHANVFGSWSRPECVRELHEEARLNLHRLLQEFEEQLYGDKVTGQTFRPTGQPSSPSSEDTGQSSSRRPDFVFLARDGGTVPVGFPASDTGGGSPARPHLLSRSSRGPPVAEKPRWYLRCRAPARLLPADVTGDLSVPEETLGFDLIQGVHSAEPLGARLSMPSSETCSHHVPLRKSCSNLDEGTMEHAGLMCANPSWNGPKGSTFSPSSWNDSFSSFGLVPGPVASVASPEHATGTFDSPFKGSSGHSVSSGSHSSSFASIPTESSAKTLSSPPPEAESTRGVTDGPAKSAVEKGERRSSRAGAFQFRERSLSTPTDSDSFCSADNPSATETQPESESYAPRYPSGSSEEGTSVDSVSVAALDFMPDGRPRSRSRSISLKKPKKKPLPPVRSVSLKNSLSTKVTFGDGRPRSLIITSEHLQDFQPDFIMDSKQLQNMKDFSLSNRRRASDTQAFNKEVSSSISECKLPDPVTSTASLGTAKCAARSENHNAYGQLECPISFSASQATSHSKVSAQAESKISPIKPAGLMSPSSGYSSQSETPTPTIPTSVIMGPSPLGCKMRPKIPERKSSLPATSQGDRATRSRLSIELPVTSHLDFSSIKLKPKASRRHSDSSTANKPGQKLSPSQSMMPLVTQTDLRNVRLRSVCRSEPEDNTNASSDIIAEEKHPVAAPTLTPKPKTKPPVAVKPPLPKRPPNLSLKSHSVPLSSECQPATSRDLPKPVENIYRVVKKPRAKKQPQSPLRPESVEEACQHLQQQDSDNQQVPDHCAQSVSSGPEAQSYNRTLPSRVTISSLAELDRKWKVPPPVPKKPNIIFLPVSAFPSTVSAGRLVNPPGANTVPTCPAVSGKDENRMTDGVSPPDPEQHLHRGEPVSQASLATANLLDDSGDRSSEDVDHERSTVSTTEEEDYDDVFVQSAASHTTEDLFTIIHRSKRKVLGRKEPADHFGSRQSLTSPVKSSGDTRVVSLASTPRSSSRNDTFMALLQRKNSKANGAGRVSAMELLKSTNPLARRVTEFALTEPETAGRSGPPHDH; encoded by the exons atGCTCACAATGACTGGGGGGCAGTGGggttggggatgggggggcaccAAAACACTGGGTTCCTGCTCGTTTCCTGCCTTTCTCCCTGGACGTGGTGAAGGAAACCCACTTCCctgtggtctctctctctctctctctctctctttcccccaccccctcctctcGCTGTTTTGCACACTCCCTAGCCGGcgtgcccacacacacagacacacagacacacacacacacacacgcgcactccCAACTCAAGCGCTCGTGCCATCAGGCTCTCTGGAGGAACTCGTGCTCCCGCTCACTAGGTTCACCCGAGCGTACCGGTCTGGGGGGGTCGGCACGTGGCCCCCCCCGTTGGACATGGAGAGGCTGGAGTCATTCAGGAGGAAGGCAG CCGCCACCAACTTGGACTCGGAGCGCGAGAGATCAGCCCACTTCCGATCGTCATGGCAACAGCATGCGAACGTGTTCGGCTCGTGGAGCAGGCCGGAGTGCGTGCGGGAGCTGCATGAGGAGGCGCGGCTCAACCTCCACCGCCTGCTGCAAG AATTCGAGGAGCAGCTGTACGGGGACAAGGTGACAGGACAGACATTCCGACCAACTGGACAGCCATCCTCTCCGAGCTCAGAGGACACAGGCCAAAGCAGCAGCCGGAGACCCGACTTCGTCTTCCTG GCGCGTGACGGCGGCACCGTACCCGTAGGGTTCCCGGCGTCCGACACGGGTGGCGGCAGTCCAGCCCGACCACACCTGCTGTCGCGCTCCTCGAGGGGACCCCCTGTGGCCGAGAAGCCCCGTTGGTACCTGAGATGCCGCGCTCCCGCCCGCCTGCTGCCCGCTGATGTGACAG GGGATCTCAGTGTTCCTGAAGAGACACTGGGTTTTGACCTCATTCAAGGTGTCCACTCTGCTGAGCCTCTGGGTGCAAGGCTTTCAATGCCATCCTCAGAAACGTGCAGCCACCACGTACCACTGAGGAAGAGCTGCAGCAACTTGGACGAAGGAACGATGGAACATGCTGGCCTGATGTGTGCTAATCCCTCCTGGAATGGGCCCAAGGGCTCAACATTCTCTCCCTCTTCCTGGAACGACTCTTTCAGCTCCTTTGGGCTAGTTCCCGGTCCTGTGGCCAGCGTTGCCTCGCCGGAGCACGCGACCGGCACGTTCGATAGCCCCTTCAAGGGCAGCTCAGGTCACTCTGTGAGCTCAGGGTCGCATTCCAGTTCCTTTGCCTCCATACCGACAGAGTCATCAGCCAAGACTCTGAGTTCTCCCCCACCAGAGGCTGAGTCCACGCGGGGCGTGACCGATGGGCCTGCCAAAAGTGCCGTTGAAAAGGGGGAAAGGAGGTCCAGCAGAGCGGGAGCTTTCCAGTTCCGTGAGCGCTCCCTCTCCACACCCACAGACTCTGACTCGTTCTGTTCAGCAGACAACCCGAGCGCGACCGAAACACAGCCGGAGAGTGAGAGCTATGCCCCGCGGTACCCCAGCGGGAGTTCAGAGGAAGGCACAAGCGTCGATAGTGTATCTGTTGCAGCCTTGGACTTCATGCCTGATGGGCGACCCCGGTCAAGGTCTCGCAGCATCTCTCTGAAGAAGCCAAAGAAGAAGCCGCTGCCTCCTGTGCGCAGCGTGTCCCTAAAAAACAGTCTGAGCACCAAGGTGACCTTTGGGGACGGAAGGCCCAGGAGTCTCATCATTACCAGCGAGCACCTGCAGGACTTTCAGCCAGACTTCATCATGGATTCCAAGCAGCTGCAGAACATGAAAGACTTTTCCCTGTCTAACAGAAGGCGAGCTTCTGACACTCAGGCATTCAACAAGGAGGTATCGTCATCCATCAGTGAGTGTAAATTGCCTGACCCTGTCACATCCACAGCAAGTTTGGGTACAGCCAAGTGTGCTGCAAGGTCCGAGAATCACAACGCATATGGCCAGCTGGAATGTCCCATCTCCTTTTCCGCATCCCAGGCTACCTCGCATTCCAAGGTGTCAGCTCAGGCTGAATCCAAAATATCCCCTATCAAGCCAGCCGGGCTGATGTCCCCATCCAGTGGTTACTCCAGTCAGTCCGAAACACCGACTCCAACCATCCCCACGTCTGTGATTATGGGACCGTCACCTTTAGGCTGTAAGATGCGGCCAAAGATCCCAGAGAGAAAGTCCTCCTTACCTGCCACATCTCAAGGCGACAGAGCCACTAGGTCTCGATTGTCAATTGAGTTACCTGTGACATCACACCTGGACTTCTCCTCCATTAAGCTGAAACCCAAAGCCAGTCGGCGGCACTCTGACTCTTCTACCGCCAACAAGCCTGGACAGAAGCTGAGCCCAAGCCAGTCCATGATGCCCTTGGTGACACAGACTGACTTACGGAATGTGCGCTTGCGCTCCGTCTGCCGCTCTGAGCCTGAGGACAATACAAATGCTTCCTCTGACATTATTGCGGAGGAGAAACATCCGGTTGCTGCCCCCACCCTTACCCCAAAACCAAAAACCAAGCCACCAGTGGCAGTGAAGCCACCTTTACCTAAACGTCCCCCCAACCTGAGTTTGAAGTCTCATTCCGTCCCGCTCTCCTCTGAGTGTCAACCAGCCACATCCAGGGATCTCCCCAAGCCAGTGGAGAACATCTATAGAGTGGTGAAGAAACCCAGGGCAAAGAAGCAGCCCCAGTCTCCACTGAGACCTGAATCAGTTGAGGAAGCCTGTCAGCATCTGCAACAGCAAGACTCAGATAACCAGCAAGTCCCAGACCATTGTGCCCAGTCTGTGTCCAGTGGGCCAGAAGCACAGAGCTACAACAGAACACTGCCCAGCAGGGTCACCATCTCCTCCTTGGCAGAATTAGACAGGAAGTGGAAAGTGCCTCCACCTGTCCCAAAAAAACCCAACATAATCTTCTTGCCTGTCAGTGCTTTTCCTAGTACTGTGTCTGCAGGTCGACTGGTGAACCCCCCAGGGGCTAACACTGTCCCCACATGTCCGGCTGTGTCTGGTAAAGATGAGAACCGCATGACAGATGGAGTCAGTCCACCagaccctgaacagcatcttCACAGAGGAGAACCTGTTTCCCAAGCTTCGTTGG CGACAGCAAATCTGCTGGATGACAGTGGTGACAGAAGTTCAGAAGATGTGGACCATGAGAGGAGCACAGTGAGCAccacggaggaggaggactaCGATGATGTCTTTGTGCAGAGCGCAGCATCCCACACCACAGAGGACCTGTTCACCATTATTCACAG GTCGAAGCGGAAGGTGTTGGGTCGCAAGGAGCCAGCGGACCATTTCGGCAGCAGGCAGAGTCTGACATCTCCAGTAAAGAGCAGCGGGGATACACGAGTCGTCTCGCTCGCTTCCACACCCAGGTCCAGCTCCCGCAATGACACCTTCATGGCCTTGCTGCAGCgaaaaaacagcaaagccaACGGGGCGGGCCGGGTCTCCGCCATGGAGCTCCTGAAGAGCACCAACCCTCTGGCCCGCCGGGTCACCGAGTTTGCTCTGACGGAGCCGGAGACAGCGGGCCGGTCCGGACCGCCACATGACCACTGA
- the LOC108934335 gene encoding Nance-Horan syndrome protein-like isoform X3 codes for MLVLSRALLGAVVWRSTGLQREGTVAHSGNAVRFLDWRTIKAMAGTRRAPAWTGCVQRDLSVPEETLGFDLIQGVHSAEPLGARLSMPSSETCSHHVPLRKSCSNLDEGTMEHAGLMCANPSWNGPKGSTFSPSSWNDSFSSFGLVPGPVASVASPEHATGTFDSPFKGSSGHSVSSGSHSSSFASIPTESSAKTLSSPPPEAESTRGVTDGPAKSAVEKGERRSSRAGAFQFRERSLSTPTDSDSFCSADNPSATETQPESESYAPRYPSGSSEEGTSVDSVSVAALDFMPDGRPRSRSRSISLKKPKKKPLPPVRSVSLKNSLSTKVTFGDGRPRSLIITSEHLQDFQPDFIMDSKQLQNMKDFSLSNRRRASDTQAFNKEVSSSISECKLPDPVTSTASLGTAKCAARSENHNAYGQLECPISFSASQATSHSKVSAQAESKISPIKPAGLMSPSSGYSSQSETPTPTIPTSVIMGPSPLGCKMRPKIPERKSSLPATSQGDRATRSRLSIELPVTSHLDFSSIKLKPKASRRHSDSSTANKPGQKLSPSQSMMPLVTQTDLRNVRLRSVCRSEPEDNTNASSDIIAEEKHPVAAPTLTPKPKTKPPVAVKPPLPKRPPNLSLKSHSVPLSSECQPATSRDLPKPVENIYRVVKKPRAKKQPQSPLRPESVEEACQHLQQQDSDNQQVPDHCAQSVSSGPEAQSYNRTLPSRVTISSLAELDRKWKVPPPVPKKPNIIFLPVSAFPSTVSAGRLVNPPGANTVPTCPAVSGKDENRMTDGVSPPDPEQHLHRGEPVSQASLATANLLDDSGDRSSEDVDHERSTVSTTEEEDYDDVFVQSAASHTTEDLFTIIHRSKRKVLGRKEPADHFGSRQSLTSPVKSSGDTRVVSLASTPRSSSRNDTFMALLQRKNSKANGAGRVSAMELLKSTNPLARRVTEFALTEPETAGRSGPPHDH; via the exons ATGCTGGTGCTCAGCAGGGCACTCTTAGGCGCTGTGGTCTGGAGGAGCACTGGTCTGCAAAGAGAGGGGACAGTTGCACACAGTGGAAATGCGGTACGATTTCTGGACTGGCGCACCATCAAAGCCATGGCGGGAACCAGACGGGCACCTGCGTGGACTGGCTGTGTGCAGC GGGATCTCAGTGTTCCTGAAGAGACACTGGGTTTTGACCTCATTCAAGGTGTCCACTCTGCTGAGCCTCTGGGTGCAAGGCTTTCAATGCCATCCTCAGAAACGTGCAGCCACCACGTACCACTGAGGAAGAGCTGCAGCAACTTGGACGAAGGAACGATGGAACATGCTGGCCTGATGTGTGCTAATCCCTCCTGGAATGGGCCCAAGGGCTCAACATTCTCTCCCTCTTCCTGGAACGACTCTTTCAGCTCCTTTGGGCTAGTTCCCGGTCCTGTGGCCAGCGTTGCCTCGCCGGAGCACGCGACCGGCACGTTCGATAGCCCCTTCAAGGGCAGCTCAGGTCACTCTGTGAGCTCAGGGTCGCATTCCAGTTCCTTTGCCTCCATACCGACAGAGTCATCAGCCAAGACTCTGAGTTCTCCCCCACCAGAGGCTGAGTCCACGCGGGGCGTGACCGATGGGCCTGCCAAAAGTGCCGTTGAAAAGGGGGAAAGGAGGTCCAGCAGAGCGGGAGCTTTCCAGTTCCGTGAGCGCTCCCTCTCCACACCCACAGACTCTGACTCGTTCTGTTCAGCAGACAACCCGAGCGCGACCGAAACACAGCCGGAGAGTGAGAGCTATGCCCCGCGGTACCCCAGCGGGAGTTCAGAGGAAGGCACAAGCGTCGATAGTGTATCTGTTGCAGCCTTGGACTTCATGCCTGATGGGCGACCCCGGTCAAGGTCTCGCAGCATCTCTCTGAAGAAGCCAAAGAAGAAGCCGCTGCCTCCTGTGCGCAGCGTGTCCCTAAAAAACAGTCTGAGCACCAAGGTGACCTTTGGGGACGGAAGGCCCAGGAGTCTCATCATTACCAGCGAGCACCTGCAGGACTTTCAGCCAGACTTCATCATGGATTCCAAGCAGCTGCAGAACATGAAAGACTTTTCCCTGTCTAACAGAAGGCGAGCTTCTGACACTCAGGCATTCAACAAGGAGGTATCGTCATCCATCAGTGAGTGTAAATTGCCTGACCCTGTCACATCCACAGCAAGTTTGGGTACAGCCAAGTGTGCTGCAAGGTCCGAGAATCACAACGCATATGGCCAGCTGGAATGTCCCATCTCCTTTTCCGCATCCCAGGCTACCTCGCATTCCAAGGTGTCAGCTCAGGCTGAATCCAAAATATCCCCTATCAAGCCAGCCGGGCTGATGTCCCCATCCAGTGGTTACTCCAGTCAGTCCGAAACACCGACTCCAACCATCCCCACGTCTGTGATTATGGGACCGTCACCTTTAGGCTGTAAGATGCGGCCAAAGATCCCAGAGAGAAAGTCCTCCTTACCTGCCACATCTCAAGGCGACAGAGCCACTAGGTCTCGATTGTCAATTGAGTTACCTGTGACATCACACCTGGACTTCTCCTCCATTAAGCTGAAACCCAAAGCCAGTCGGCGGCACTCTGACTCTTCTACCGCCAACAAGCCTGGACAGAAGCTGAGCCCAAGCCAGTCCATGATGCCCTTGGTGACACAGACTGACTTACGGAATGTGCGCTTGCGCTCCGTCTGCCGCTCTGAGCCTGAGGACAATACAAATGCTTCCTCTGACATTATTGCGGAGGAGAAACATCCGGTTGCTGCCCCCACCCTTACCCCAAAACCAAAAACCAAGCCACCAGTGGCAGTGAAGCCACCTTTACCTAAACGTCCCCCCAACCTGAGTTTGAAGTCTCATTCCGTCCCGCTCTCCTCTGAGTGTCAACCAGCCACATCCAGGGATCTCCCCAAGCCAGTGGAGAACATCTATAGAGTGGTGAAGAAACCCAGGGCAAAGAAGCAGCCCCAGTCTCCACTGAGACCTGAATCAGTTGAGGAAGCCTGTCAGCATCTGCAACAGCAAGACTCAGATAACCAGCAAGTCCCAGACCATTGTGCCCAGTCTGTGTCCAGTGGGCCAGAAGCACAGAGCTACAACAGAACACTGCCCAGCAGGGTCACCATCTCCTCCTTGGCAGAATTAGACAGGAAGTGGAAAGTGCCTCCACCTGTCCCAAAAAAACCCAACATAATCTTCTTGCCTGTCAGTGCTTTTCCTAGTACTGTGTCTGCAGGTCGACTGGTGAACCCCCCAGGGGCTAACACTGTCCCCACATGTCCGGCTGTGTCTGGTAAAGATGAGAACCGCATGACAGATGGAGTCAGTCCACCagaccctgaacagcatcttCACAGAGGAGAACCTGTTTCCCAAGCTTCGTTGG CGACAGCAAATCTGCTGGATGACAGTGGTGACAGAAGTTCAGAAGATGTGGACCATGAGAGGAGCACAGTGAGCAccacggaggaggaggactaCGATGATGTCTTTGTGCAGAGCGCAGCATCCCACACCACAGAGGACCTGTTCACCATTATTCACAG GTCGAAGCGGAAGGTGTTGGGTCGCAAGGAGCCAGCGGACCATTTCGGCAGCAGGCAGAGTCTGACATCTCCAGTAAAGAGCAGCGGGGATACACGAGTCGTCTCGCTCGCTTCCACACCCAGGTCCAGCTCCCGCAATGACACCTTCATGGCCTTGCTGCAGCgaaaaaacagcaaagccaACGGGGCGGGCCGGGTCTCCGCCATGGAGCTCCTGAAGAGCACCAACCCTCTGGCCCGCCGGGTCACCGAGTTTGCTCTGACGGAGCCGGAGACAGCGGGCCGGTCCGGACCGCCACATGACCACTGA